A DNA window from Paraburkholderia sp. IMGN_8 contains the following coding sequences:
- a CDS encoding FadR/GntR family transcriptional regulator, which yields MATPMASAAPPRRARNLAEFVVSYVTEQIASNALKPGDKLPTESQLMVTLSVSRTVIREAISRLQAGKIIETRHGIGSFVLEPPREKLGIDMVPATTLRDVLSILELRISLETECAGLAAQRAKPDDLARMRAALDAIEATRRNGRDSVDADLQFHISVARATGNRYFVDILTQMGSALIPRNRLDSAGIAHADPDSYLSLVNLEHESILEAITRHDAEGARAAMRMHLSNSRERLRRANEAAEANS from the coding sequence ATGGCTACACCAATGGCTTCCGCAGCACCGCCGCGACGCGCTCGTAATCTCGCCGAGTTTGTCGTCAGCTACGTGACCGAACAGATTGCGTCCAACGCCTTGAAGCCAGGCGACAAACTACCGACGGAATCGCAGTTGATGGTCACGCTGAGCGTGAGCCGCACCGTCATCCGCGAGGCCATTTCGCGCTTGCAGGCGGGCAAGATCATCGAGACGCGGCACGGCATCGGCAGTTTCGTGCTGGAACCGCCGCGCGAAAAACTGGGTATCGACATGGTGCCGGCCACCACCTTGCGCGACGTCCTGTCGATACTCGAACTGCGCATCAGCCTCGAAACGGAATGCGCGGGTCTGGCAGCGCAACGCGCCAAACCAGATGACCTCGCACGCATGCGCGCCGCACTCGACGCCATTGAGGCGACCCGCCGCAATGGGCGCGACAGCGTCGATGCCGACCTCCAGTTCCATATCTCCGTGGCTCGCGCAACCGGTAACCGGTATTTCGTCGACATCCTCACGCAGATGGGCAGCGCGCTCATTCCGCGTAACCGGCTCGACTCGGCGGGAATCGCGCATGCGGACCCGGACTCTTACCTGTCGCTCGTGAACCTCGAACACGAAAGCATCCTCGAGGCAATCACACGACACGATGCGGAAGGCGCACGCGCGGCGATGCGCATGCACCTGTCCAATAGCCGCGAGCGGCTGAGGCGCGCCAACGAAGCGGCTGAAGCGAACAGCTGA
- a CDS encoding 2-hydroxy-3-oxopropionate reductase: MQKAGFIGLGIMGKPMAANLLKNGVTLAAFTRSGIPDDLKQAGAIACDSPAAVAEQADVIFIMVPDTPDVERVLFGEQGLAGALHAGQTVVDMSSISPMATRDFAARVRERGAEYLDAPVSGGEVGAKAGSLTIMVGGTTTAFDNVKPLFDMMGKNVTLIGDVGAGQVCKVANQVIVAATIEAVGEALLLASKAGVDPARVREALMGGFASSRILEVHGERMTKRTFDPGFRIELHQKDLNLALSTAQALGVSLPNTATCQALFNACVAHGGKAWDHSAMVRALEILANHEIGQQTA; encoded by the coding sequence ATGCAAAAAGCAGGCTTTATCGGACTCGGCATTATGGGCAAGCCCATGGCCGCCAACCTCCTTAAGAACGGCGTCACTCTCGCCGCGTTTACGCGCAGCGGCATACCGGATGATCTCAAGCAGGCAGGCGCAATTGCATGCGATAGCCCGGCAGCGGTTGCAGAGCAAGCCGACGTGATCTTCATCATGGTGCCCGACACGCCGGACGTCGAGCGTGTTCTGTTCGGCGAACAGGGACTCGCCGGCGCGTTGCACGCGGGGCAGACCGTCGTCGACATGAGTTCGATTTCGCCGATGGCCACCCGGGACTTCGCCGCACGTGTGCGCGAACGCGGCGCGGAGTATCTGGACGCGCCGGTTTCAGGCGGCGAGGTCGGTGCAAAAGCCGGTTCGTTGACGATCATGGTCGGCGGCACGACAACTGCCTTCGACAACGTCAAGCCGCTGTTCGACATGATGGGCAAGAACGTCACGCTGATCGGCGATGTCGGCGCCGGACAGGTGTGTAAAGTGGCCAACCAGGTCATCGTCGCGGCGACGATCGAGGCGGTCGGCGAGGCCCTGCTGCTCGCCTCCAAGGCAGGTGTCGATCCGGCGCGCGTGCGCGAAGCGCTGATGGGTGGTTTTGCATCCTCGCGCATCCTCGAAGTGCACGGCGAGCGGATGACGAAACGCACGTTCGACCCGGGGTTCCGGATCGAACTCCACCAGAAGGATCTGAATCTCGCGCTCTCCACGGCGCAAGCGCTCGGCGTTTCCTTGCCCAACACCGCCACCTGCCAGGCGCTCTTTAACGCATGCGTCGCGCACGGCGGCAAGGCATGGGACCACTCCGCGATGGTGCGCGCGCTCGAAATACTCGCCAATCACGAAATCGGTCAGCAGACTGCTTAA
- a CDS encoding M81 family metallopeptidase, which translates to MKILIARMNHETNTFSPVDTPLTAFGRNGPRYGEDAFKENKGMQTAMAAFIDAAEREKAEIVTPISASANPSGPVAAAAYDTICNAIVVAATGCDAVMLDLHGAMVAENSNDGEGDLLERVRAALPNAPIAVALDLHGNVTQKMIDNADVIVSFKTYPHVDMYETGAHAACLMFDLVHGKAKPVIAWRQPPLLTHTLRSATAEGAMKRAVDAARAAEADGMLAVSVLSGFSLADIEAPCISVVVVGNGDRAKAEAVAERIARQIWNEREDFVYRSAPLAESVAQAAALARGADKPVLMLDHGDNCMSGGTCDTMDLLEEALKQNLEGVVSGPLCDPQAVAALMAAGVGSTVTVTIGNKVSGKAVTPKLPVAVTGVVRALTDGEYVISGPTYTGQRAFMGRAAVLDTGTVKLVMTERTHEPWDLGVFESVGIDPRRARFLLLKSRMYCRPVFVPIAAALVECDSRGVTSSDFGLFAFEHVKRPVYPLDARTEWSQPR; encoded by the coding sequence ATGAAAATCCTGATCGCAAGGATGAACCACGAGACCAACACGTTCTCGCCGGTCGATACGCCGCTCACAGCATTCGGACGCAACGGCCCGAGATACGGCGAAGACGCGTTCAAAGAGAACAAGGGCATGCAGACGGCAATGGCTGCGTTCATCGACGCAGCCGAGCGTGAGAAAGCGGAAATCGTGACGCCGATTTCCGCATCGGCGAATCCGAGCGGTCCGGTCGCCGCCGCCGCATACGACACGATCTGCAACGCGATCGTTGTTGCAGCCACGGGCTGCGACGCAGTAATGCTCGATCTGCACGGTGCGATGGTCGCGGAGAATTCGAACGACGGCGAGGGCGATCTTCTCGAGCGCGTGCGCGCCGCGTTGCCCAACGCACCGATCGCAGTCGCGCTCGATCTGCACGGCAACGTCACGCAGAAAATGATCGACAACGCCGATGTGATCGTCAGCTTCAAGACCTATCCGCACGTCGATATGTATGAAACCGGCGCGCATGCGGCGTGTCTGATGTTCGATCTGGTTCATGGCAAGGCGAAGCCGGTGATCGCATGGCGTCAGCCGCCGCTGCTCACGCATACGCTGCGCAGTGCGACAGCCGAAGGCGCGATGAAACGCGCCGTCGACGCCGCGCGTGCGGCCGAGGCCGATGGCATGCTCGCGGTGTCGGTGCTGTCCGGTTTCTCGCTCGCCGATATCGAGGCGCCGTGCATCAGTGTCGTCGTCGTGGGAAATGGTGATCGCGCGAAGGCGGAAGCGGTGGCCGAGCGCATCGCGCGGCAGATCTGGAACGAACGCGAAGATTTCGTTTACCGCAGCGCACCGCTCGCGGAGTCGGTCGCGCAGGCGGCAGCGCTCGCGCGGGGGGCGGACAAGCCGGTGTTGATGCTCGATCACGGCGACAACTGCATGTCGGGCGGCACGTGCGACACGATGGACCTGCTCGAGGAAGCGCTGAAGCAGAATCTCGAAGGCGTCGTAAGTGGACCGTTGTGCGACCCGCAAGCGGTCGCGGCACTGATGGCGGCGGGTGTCGGCAGCACGGTGACGGTGACGATCGGCAACAAGGTCTCCGGCAAAGCGGTGACGCCAAAGCTGCCGGTCGCCGTGACCGGCGTAGTGCGCGCGCTGACCGACGGCGAATACGTGATCAGCGGTCCGACCTACACAGGCCAGCGCGCATTCATGGGACGCGCGGCGGTGCTCGACACCGGCACGGTGAAACTCGTGATGACCGAACGTACGCACGAACCGTGGGATCTCGGTGTGTTCGAGAGCGTCGGTATCGATCCGCGCCGCGCGCGTTTTCTCTTGCTCAAGTCGCGTATGTATTGCCGGCCGGTTTTCGTGCCGATCGCCGCGGCGCTGGTGGAGTGCGATAGCCGCGGCGTGACGAGTTCAGACTTCGGACTCTTCGCGTTCGAGCATGTGAAGCGGCCGGTCTATCCGTTGGATGCGCGGACCGAATGGTCGCAACCGCGTTGA
- a CDS encoding YciI family protein, whose product MPYIIETFDKPGHADVRTRERDAHLAFLEKNKALLLACGAKLNEDDSGAGGGVYIVDLETREEAERFIAGDPFSLVDLFERVTITRWRNAYFDGECCL is encoded by the coding sequence ATGCCCTACATCATCGAAACGTTCGACAAACCCGGTCACGCCGACGTCCGCACGCGCGAGCGCGACGCGCATCTGGCATTTCTGGAAAAGAACAAGGCACTGCTGCTAGCCTGCGGCGCGAAGCTGAACGAAGACGACAGCGGCGCGGGCGGTGGCGTCTACATCGTCGATCTGGAAACGCGTGAAGAAGCCGAGCGCTTCATTGCCGGCGATCCGTTTTCACTGGTCGATCTCTTCGAACGGGTGACGATCACGCGCTGGCGCAATGCGTATTTCGACGGCGAGTGCTGTTTGTAA
- the garL gene encoding 2-dehydro-3-deoxyglucarate aldolase: MTAATPYQPLPNTFRRAVCGGETLIGCWASLASPITTELLGIIGFDWLLLDAEHAPNDVLTLIPQLMALKDSPSAPVVRPPANDSVFIKRLLDSGFSNFLVPFVDSAEDAARAVSATRYPPQGIRGVSVSQRGNRYASVPNYFDIANDNVCVIVQIESRKAVEAIDEILAVDGVDAVFVGPSDLAAAYGHIGNASHPDVQQAIARVFERAQAAGKASGILAPVQADAERYISMGCRVVAVCADMGLLKGAAQAVQKHFMQK; encoded by the coding sequence ATGACAGCCGCAACGCCGTATCAGCCCTTACCCAATACCTTTCGCCGCGCAGTCTGCGGCGGCGAAACCCTGATTGGTTGCTGGGCCTCGCTAGCGAGTCCGATCACCACTGAACTGCTCGGCATCATCGGCTTCGACTGGTTGCTGCTAGATGCCGAGCATGCGCCAAACGACGTGCTGACTTTGATCCCCCAACTGATGGCGCTCAAGGACAGCCCGAGCGCGCCCGTCGTCCGGCCGCCTGCCAATGACAGCGTCTTCATCAAGCGACTGCTCGACAGCGGTTTTTCGAACTTCCTCGTGCCGTTTGTCGACAGCGCCGAGGACGCGGCCCGCGCCGTCTCGGCGACCCGCTACCCACCGCAGGGAATTCGCGGCGTCTCGGTGAGCCAACGGGGCAATCGCTACGCGAGCGTGCCGAACTACTTCGACATCGCTAACGACAACGTCTGCGTCATCGTCCAGATTGAAAGCCGCAAAGCGGTCGAGGCGATCGACGAGATCCTTGCCGTCGACGGAGTCGATGCCGTTTTCGTCGGACCATCCGATCTCGCCGCCGCTTACGGCCACATCGGCAATGCCAGCCATCCCGACGTGCAACAGGCGATCGCGCGCGTGTTCGAACGTGCGCAGGCCGCCGGCAAGGCAAGCGGAATCCTCGCGCCCGTTCAGGCGGATGCGGAGCGCTATATCTCGATGGGCTGCCGCGTAGTCGCGGTCTGCGCGGACATGGGACTGCTGAAAGGCGCGGCGCAGGCGGTTCAAAAACACTTCATGCAGAAATGA
- a CDS encoding aldehyde dehydrogenase (NADP(+)), producing the protein MSITGEMLIGRKAVRGDEKPLRAFNPTTGAEIAEPVFGSGTVANVDLACDLAQKAFDPYRQLPLTVRAEFLERIADGITALGDTLIQRAHEESGLPKARLEGERGRTTGQLKLFAQVVRAGQWLAATLDSPLPERKPLPRSDLRMQKIPLGPVAVFGASNFPLACSVAGGDTAAALAAGCPVVVKAHRAHLGTSEMVGRVIQRVALEMSLPEGVFSMIVGAGNSVGEALVAHPAIKAVGFTGSRAGGTSLMRVAAARAEPIPVYAEMSSINPVFLLPNALSSRGESIARGFVDSLVLGAGQFCTNPGLAIAVDSDALKGFVATASDALNAKPAQTMLTAGIHAAYEEGEGKLAATMGVEAVARGIDTTGPTQARAALFVADAQTFLETPELEDEVFGPASTIVRCKDEQDMLAVAEHFAGQLTATVQMDSGDLSTAKKLVPILERKAGRILVNGFPTGVEVSHAMVHGGPFPATSDSRATSVGTTSIERFLRPVCYQDFPADLLPEPLADSNPLDLWRRRDGEMTRS; encoded by the coding sequence ATGTCTATCACCGGCGAAATGCTGATTGGCCGCAAGGCGGTACGTGGCGACGAAAAACCTTTGCGTGCGTTCAATCCCACCACGGGCGCCGAGATCGCCGAGCCGGTCTTCGGTTCGGGCACGGTAGCGAATGTGGATCTCGCCTGCGACCTCGCGCAGAAAGCGTTCGACCCTTACCGGCAACTGCCGCTCACGGTGCGCGCCGAGTTTCTCGAGCGCATCGCCGACGGCATCACGGCGCTCGGTGACACATTGATCCAGCGCGCGCACGAAGAGTCCGGTTTGCCGAAGGCGCGTCTCGAAGGCGAGCGTGGTCGTACGACCGGGCAACTCAAGCTGTTTGCGCAAGTCGTACGGGCGGGGCAATGGCTCGCTGCAACGCTCGATTCGCCGTTGCCGGAGCGCAAGCCACTACCGCGCTCGGACCTGCGTATGCAAAAGATTCCGCTGGGCCCGGTCGCAGTGTTCGGGGCCAGCAATTTTCCGCTCGCGTGTTCGGTGGCGGGTGGCGATACGGCCGCGGCACTTGCCGCCGGTTGCCCGGTGGTGGTGAAGGCGCATCGGGCTCACCTCGGCACGTCGGAGATGGTCGGCCGTGTGATTCAGCGCGTCGCGCTGGAAATGAGCTTGCCGGAGGGCGTCTTCTCGATGATCGTCGGCGCCGGCAATTCGGTCGGCGAAGCGCTGGTCGCGCATCCGGCGATCAAGGCGGTGGGCTTTACGGGTTCGCGCGCCGGTGGCACCTCCTTGATGCGCGTTGCAGCCGCTCGTGCCGAGCCGATTCCGGTCTACGCCGAAATGAGCAGCATCAATCCGGTTTTCCTTCTGCCGAACGCACTTTCCTCGCGTGGCGAGAGTATCGCGCGTGGCTTTGTCGATTCGCTCGTGCTTGGCGCAGGACAGTTCTGTACCAACCCGGGCCTCGCGATTGCCGTCGACAGCGATGCGCTTAAAGGCTTCGTTGCAACGGCGTCCGACGCACTGAATGCCAAGCCTGCGCAAACCATGCTCACCGCCGGCATTCATGCCGCCTATGAAGAGGGTGAAGGCAAGCTGGCGGCTACCATGGGCGTCGAGGCGGTTGCGCGCGGCATTGACACTACGGGCCCGACGCAAGCGCGCGCCGCACTGTTCGTGGCCGACGCTCAAACGTTCCTCGAGACGCCCGAGCTGGAAGACGAAGTCTTCGGCCCCGCGTCGACCATCGTGCGCTGTAAGGACGAACAGGACATGCTGGCGGTGGCCGAGCATTTTGCCGGCCAGCTCACCGCCACGGTGCAGATGGACAGCGGCGATCTGTCGACGGCGAAAAAGCTGGTCCCGATCCTCGAGCGCAAAGCCGGGCGGATTCTGGTCAACGGTTTCCCGACGGGTGTCGAGGTTTCGCACGCGATGGTGCATGGCGGTCCGTTCCCGGCCACATCCGATAGCCGTGCCACGTCGGTCGGTACGACATCCATCGAACGCTTCCTGCGTCCGGTGTGTTATCAGGATTTCCCGGCCGACCTGTTGCCCGAGCCGTTGGCAGACAGCAATCCGCTGGACTTGTGGCGTCGCCGCGATGGCGAGATGACGCGCAGCTAA
- a CDS encoding MFS transporter, whose amino-acid sequence MEMSRTASPARAAKRTRVRYTVLLLVFIITTFNYADRATLSVTGSAMRAEFGFDAIRMGYIFSAFSWAYVLSQLPAGLLLDRFGARRVYAASIFLWSLFTLLQSSIGLLGSAAAAVTALFVLRFAMGAAESPAFPANAKVVASWFPTTERGTASAIFNSAQYFAAVIFTPLMAWLTHAFGWHQVYIVMGVAGFILALTWLKVMKNPADHPRVSRAELDHIEQGGGVVNGHKRAQPADAANAGGWFLVRQLLTNRMLLGVYLAQYCINVLTYFFLTWFPIYLVQARGMTILQAGLVASLPAICGFSGGVLGGILSDALIRRGHSLTIARKAPIVGGMLLSVSIIGCNYVTADWLVVALMSLAFFGKGLGALGWAVVADTSPKEALGLSGAIFNMFGNVAGIVTPIVIGYLVAKTGSFNGALVFVGVNALLTVFSYLVIVKDIKRVELRRQ is encoded by the coding sequence ATGGAAATGAGCCGCACGGCGAGTCCCGCCCGCGCCGCGAAGCGCACCAGAGTCCGCTACACGGTTCTACTGCTGGTCTTTATCATCACGACGTTCAATTACGCGGACCGCGCAACGCTCTCCGTGACCGGCTCCGCGATGCGCGCCGAGTTCGGCTTCGACGCGATCAGGATGGGATACATCTTCTCCGCGTTCAGTTGGGCGTACGTTCTGTCGCAACTGCCGGCCGGCTTGCTGCTCGACCGGTTCGGCGCGCGGCGCGTCTACGCAGCGAGCATTTTCCTGTGGTCGTTGTTTACGCTGCTGCAAAGCTCGATCGGTTTGCTGGGAAGTGCCGCCGCCGCTGTCACGGCGCTGTTCGTGCTGCGCTTCGCCATGGGCGCCGCCGAATCGCCGGCGTTTCCCGCCAATGCCAAGGTCGTCGCCAGCTGGTTCCCGACGACCGAACGCGGAACGGCATCAGCCATTTTCAATTCGGCCCAATACTTCGCAGCGGTTATTTTCACGCCGCTGATGGCCTGGCTCACTCACGCATTCGGCTGGCATCAGGTCTACATCGTGATGGGTGTGGCCGGGTTCATACTTGCCCTCACCTGGCTGAAGGTGATGAAAAATCCCGCCGACCACCCACGCGTCTCGCGCGCCGAACTGGACCACATCGAACAGGGCGGCGGCGTGGTCAATGGACACAAGAGGGCGCAACCCGCCGACGCCGCCAATGCCGGGGGCTGGTTTCTCGTACGTCAGTTGCTGACCAATCGCATGCTGCTCGGTGTCTATCTCGCCCAGTACTGCATCAACGTGCTGACCTACTTCTTCCTGACCTGGTTTCCGATCTACCTCGTGCAGGCTCGCGGCATGACGATTCTGCAGGCAGGCCTTGTGGCATCGCTGCCCGCCATCTGCGGATTCTCCGGCGGCGTACTAGGCGGCATCCTGTCCGACGCGCTGATCCGGCGCGGCCATTCGCTCACGATCGCGCGCAAGGCGCCGATTGTCGGCGGCATGCTGCTGTCGGTGAGCATCATCGGCTGCAACTACGTGACCGCCGACTGGCTCGTCGTCGCGCTCATGTCACTCGCATTCTTCGGCAAAGGGCTCGGAGCGCTCGGCTGGGCTGTCGTCGCCGATACGTCGCCCAAAGAAGCCCTCGGTCTTTCGGGCGCCATCTTCAACATGTTCGGCAACGTTGCCGGCATCGTGACGCCCATCGTGATCGGCTATCTCGTCGCGAAGACCGGATCGTTCAATGGCGCGCTGGTTTTCGTGGGTGTGAATGCATTGCTCACCGTGTTCAGTTACCTCGTGATCGTGAAAGACATCAAACGGGTCGAGTTGCGCCGGCAGTAG
- a CDS encoding SDR family oxidoreductase, with product MDLNLRGKVAVLTGASIGIGLAVAEAFAAEGANLLLAARTEDRLAKAAAGIAQTFGVQALPVACDVATVEGVDTLVAAARTHFGGADILFNNAGTGSNETIMDAPDAKWQAYWDLHVMAAVRLARGLVPLMKARGGGAILNNASICATQPLGYEPIYNVTKAALMMLSKNLANELIKDNIRVNTINPGLVLTPDWIKTAKELTQGSGGDWEGHLQQVADEHAPIRRFATPAELASFIVFLCSERASYSVGSTYFVDGGMLKTV from the coding sequence ATGGACCTGAATCTGCGCGGCAAGGTGGCGGTCTTGACGGGAGCGAGCATCGGCATTGGACTGGCGGTCGCGGAGGCATTCGCTGCGGAAGGCGCCAACCTGCTGCTCGCCGCGCGCACCGAGGACCGGCTGGCGAAAGCCGCGGCCGGTATTGCCCAGACCTTCGGCGTGCAGGCGCTACCGGTTGCCTGCGATGTCGCCACCGTCGAGGGCGTCGACACGCTCGTGGCGGCGGCACGCACGCATTTCGGTGGCGCGGACATCCTCTTCAACAACGCGGGCACGGGCAGCAACGAGACCATCATGGACGCGCCCGACGCCAAATGGCAGGCCTACTGGGATTTGCACGTGATGGCCGCCGTGCGTCTCGCGCGCGGTCTCGTGCCGTTGATGAAAGCGCGCGGCGGTGGGGCGATTCTGAACAACGCGTCGATTTGCGCAACGCAGCCGCTGGGTTACGAGCCGATCTACAACGTTACGAAAGCGGCCCTGATGATGTTGTCGAAGAATCTGGCCAATGAACTCATCAAGGACAACATCCGCGTCAACACGATCAACCCGGGCCTTGTGCTGACGCCCGACTGGATCAAAACGGCGAAGGAATTGACGCAAGGCTCGGGCGGCGATTGGGAGGGGCACCTGCAACAGGTCGCCGACGAGCACGCGCCGATCCGCCGCTTCGCCACGCCGGCCGAACTCGCGAGCTTCATTGTGTTTCTATGTTCGGAGCGCGCGAGTTACAGCGTCGGTTCGACCTATTTTGTCGATGGCGGCATGCTGAAGACTGTGTGA
- the kdgD gene encoding 5-dehydro-4-deoxyglucarate dehydratase: protein MTTPQELKQIVSEGLLSFPVTDFDEQGDFRADTYAERLEWLAPYGASALFVAGGTGEFFSLTHNDYSNVVRTATEVCKGKVPILAGAGGPTRVAIAYAQEAERHGANGILLMPHYLTEACQEGIAAHAEEVCKSVPNMGVIIYNRANSKLNADMLEGLAERCPNLIGFKDGVGEIENMVSIRRRLGDRFSYLGGLPTAEVYAAAYKALGVPVYSSAVFNFIPKTAMDFYRAIATDDHATVGKLIDEFFLPYLAIRNRRAGYAVSIVKAGAKLVGHSAGPVRAPLTDLTDEEMSQLAALIKKLGAQ from the coding sequence ATGACAACACCGCAGGAACTGAAGCAGATCGTTTCGGAAGGCCTTCTCTCTTTCCCCGTTACCGACTTCGACGAACAGGGCGACTTTCGCGCCGACACCTACGCCGAGCGCCTCGAATGGCTCGCCCCTTACGGCGCCTCGGCGCTGTTCGTCGCGGGCGGCACGGGCGAATTCTTTTCGCTGACACACAACGACTATTCGAACGTTGTGCGCACAGCAACCGAAGTCTGCAAGGGCAAGGTGCCGATCCTCGCCGGTGCGGGCGGTCCGACGCGCGTGGCGATTGCCTACGCGCAGGAAGCCGAGCGTCACGGCGCGAACGGCATCCTGCTGATGCCGCACTACCTGACCGAGGCCTGCCAGGAGGGCATCGCCGCGCACGCCGAAGAGGTGTGCAAGTCCGTGCCGAACATGGGCGTGATCATCTACAACCGCGCGAATTCCAAGCTTAACGCCGACATGCTCGAGGGCCTGGCCGAACGCTGTCCCAACCTGATCGGCTTCAAGGACGGCGTAGGCGAGATCGAGAACATGGTGTCGATCCGCCGCCGCCTCGGCGACCGCTTCTCCTATCTCGGCGGCCTGCCGACCGCGGAAGTCTATGCCGCGGCTTACAAGGCGCTGGGCGTGCCGGTGTATTCGTCGGCGGTATTCAACTTCATCCCGAAGACAGCGATGGACTTCTACCGCGCAATCGCCACGGACGATCACGCCACGGTGGGCAAGCTGATCGACGAATTCTTCCTGCCGTATCTGGCGATCCGCAATCGTCGCGCAGGCTACGCGGTCAGCATCGTGAAGGCCGGCGCAAAGCTGGTCGGCCATAGCGCGGGCCCGGTGCGCGCCCCGCTGACCGATCTGACCGACGAAGAAATGAGCCAGCTCGCCGCACTTATCAAAAAACTCGGCGCGCAGTAA